In Pan paniscus chromosome 1, NHGRI_mPanPan1-v2.0_pri, whole genome shotgun sequence, the DNA window AGCAATGATAATAACCTGAAAGTGGCAactgagggagaagagaagatggATTGAAGAAACATTTAAGAGGTGAAATGAGCAGGACTCAGTAATTGAATTGGGTATAAAGAGTGAGAGAAGAACCAAGGCTGACTCCCATATGTTTAGCCTGTGTGTCTGGGTTGGTGGGAGCAGCGCCAGCCTCAAGTGAGGGCATATGTACAGGAAGCAGAGCCACTCCAGGAGATGATGTGAATTTGGAGATGCTGAATTCAAGATTCCTATTGGATGACCAGTTTTACATTTGAATGTTATTCCATTTGAATGTTATTTGAATGCCTATAATTACATTTGAATGTTTACATTTGAATGtattcattacattacatttgaatGTTACAAATGTAACATATTACATTTGGATGTTAACTGCATGTATTTACCCTTGAGAGGAATAGACACAACTGAGGGTGATTTAATAAGATTTGGTTAAAATAGAAAGCTTTCTAAAGACAGCAGGAAGTCATGTAATATATGTAGAGCCTTCCCtgcttcttgctttattttcctgCCCTGGTGGTCAAAACTGTAAATAGGTGAGCTAGATGAGTTTGTCTAGAGAGGCTGTAGCATAGGATTGTGGGGCCAAGGATGAGATTCTGGGTTACAGACGTGCCTAAGGGGCTTTGCTTATAGAAAGGAAACTGAGAGCATTGCTGGGCCATCAGGTTCATCAGGCTTTACAGTGCTGTGGTGATGTCTAGGACCATTCTTTTCCAGGCCCAGTGCTAAACGACGGTATAAAAACCAGAAGTTTGGTTTTGGTGGAAAGAAGAAAGGCTCAAAGTGGAACACTCGGGAGAGCTATGATGATGTATCTAGCTTCCGGGCCAAGACAGCTCATGGCAGAGGCCTCAAGAGGCCTGGCAAGAAAGGGTCAAATGTAAGTGAGCCCAGGTGCCCGGGTGAGGAGCAGGCTCAGCCTCCCCTCCCACTCCCAACCCTGCCCtctcccttcagttctgttcGTCCTCACCCTGGGGCAGAAGGCAAGCTGCTATGTGACCAGATGTGGTATGTCTTTTTCTGTAGAAGAGACCTGGAAAACGAACAAGAGAGAAGATGAAGAACAGAACACACTAAACAGCATCTTTGAATACAAAGAaccaagaaaaaggaatgaagactCGCAATTTCACGACACACTTTGATCCCTTCTGTTGGTGTCATGTTGTAAACATTTCTTTcaataaactaaagaaaaattattaaaggaaCACATACCTTTGGTTAAATAGTCTAGACTAAAAGATTGAGAAGTTACTTTCCATTGCTATCTATTGATAATTTAGACATTGAGTTCAAATTGCCTTCATTTTATGATAAATAATGATTTAACTGACACCTTCCTCATTTCCTTTGTCTCATCCTTCTAAATAGTTATATTACGATCAATCCCTGTAAAGCTCAATGCCCAtattttacaggtgtgagccaccgtgattTTCTTTGTGGTACAGCTTTTGGTTTTTCCTCCAGTTAACCTTCACCTTACATTCTTCTGCTTGCCTAATTTTCCTTCTATATTCTTAGTTCTTTCCAGATGCTTTGTCATTTTACccactttataatttttctcctACAACTTAGTTATGCCACACAACTGTCACCTTTTTTCTAGACCGTTTAAGTTGGCACCATTATTTCCAGAATCCCATGTTTTCCCATCTTAGCATGTGCCTTCTTTTGCTGTGTACCATTTTTTGGTATCTTACTAAGAAAGGGAAGATGAGAGGTAAACTTTTCATCTCCTTGCATTTCTGAAATTGCCTTTAATTTGGGCTGATAGGAATTTCCTCCTTAGAATTTTAGAATTTCGCAGGCactgtttttaagttttatttcagtTCTACTTTTGGGGGGAgatatatctttgttttttaaaatcttttttttttttttttttttttttttgagacacagtctcactcaatcgcccaggctggagtgcagtgacacaatcttggctcactgcaacctccacttcccaggttcaagtgattctgcctaagcctcctgagtagctaggattacaggcgtgtgccaccacacccagctaatttttgtatttttagtagagacagggtttcaccacgttggccaggctggtctcaaactcctgacatcaagtgatccacctgcctcttcctcccaaagtgctgggattacaggcgtgagccaccatgcccagcctaaaatcatTTTATTGAATATGAAGTTTagctttcatttcatttatccCCCAAGAGTTTCTTATTCTCTATTTGGTcatttttcatatcattttacTCTTATCCTCTAGATGCAGTATCTTATATCTCTCAGAATatgattatagttttaatttttttgataaagTTTCCCTCTGTTCCCTTCATTCTGTTTCTGCAGCCCATGCATTTTGATCTCTTTCCCGTGTTTGAGCAGTAGAGTATTGTAGAAGCTAAGAAGCGTGGATTCTGGGGCCTGGCTGTGTTGCTTACTTGCTGTTTGACCGTAgggaatttaatttttatttgccttGTCATCTCTAGCATAATGTAGATGTATCTACCTCATTGGGTTCCTGTCAGTATTCGGTTAATcaatgtaaaacacttagaacatTATCCTAATATAATCCGATAATCTGATAATCCTCTCATATTCCTTTGATTAGGATTGTTTTGCTGGGGTTTCTTTCCTTAATATCTGGCAAGCCTTGGTTGTTCATACATAAGCAGAAGCTCTGCGTAGGTAGTACATTGAGTAGGCAGGCCACATTAATTGTTGGGCTTTACTCTGCATTGATAGGGTGGTAAACCATTttacctgccccttctctctccaTTCCAGTTTAGAaatcatactttatttttaaagaagttagAAATGCCTGAGAGCTATATAGTATCTTTAGcagaaagaataatttattttcacattttcttgtaGCATTATTGGCACATGAAAAGGATATTTCTGGATTCATATAATACTAAGATTGTAATGTAGAACAAAGAGAATTTAGTTTTTGTAAACTAATTTCAACTAACAAAACTGGTCACACAGGTCAtatcaagaagacaaaaatatttactctgtCCTCTTTCATAATTCATGCCATATTATTGAATGGGGATAATGTGTAACAGGCTCAGAAGCAGTTTGAGACTTTGAATTATGCAAGTAAATGTTGAGAGTTTCACAAAAGAAAGCACAGGTTAACAACATTTCACATTGATAAAGCCAAAAGTAAGTTTTTAATACAACATACCTCTAAAGGCTTTGAAAACTATGTCCCCCCTCTTttacttcttgtttttttctcttttttattacagAGCAAAGATTTACATATGGACTCACTTTCCTTAGTTTTAGAAATATCCTCTGTAGAACTCATTTACATCACTTCTATCATTCCAACCCTCAAAATAAAGGGTGATCAAGGTGCAGGTAGCAttatgccttctttttctttttgtatagacagggtctcactctattgcccatgctggattacagtgatgtgatcatagctcactgtatcctcaaactccttggctcaagcaatcctcctgcctcagcctcccaagtagctgggactacaagtgcatgccactgtgcctggctaggtgtttttatttatttatttatttatttatttatttatttattgtagggacagggtcttgctctattgcctaggctggtttcaaacttctgggcttaagcaatcctgccttggcctcacaaagtgctgggactacaggtatgagccactgcactcagcctccttcatattgctttaaaataaatacaatcccATCAATTGAAAAATAAGTAGGAACCTAGGAGTCCCCAATACAGATTCTAATATGCATGAATTCAGTTATCATGATGTAATTAAATAAGTTTCTCAACAATGTTCACATTTCAGTTACCAAAGTAATAACTGAGTAGATGCGTAAAGTAGAAACAGTCGCTGCTAGCTCTTTAGTCCACAAATCACTCCATAAATGACAGATGCAGGAAGACTAGTGACCATCACTTCTTTCAAAGTCTGTCCAAGATCAGTCACTGCATCAGTTAttcatttcacacacacacacagcaaagttTGTAGTTGTGTTGCCTCTTTGTCTTTAGCAATAAACTCATGCATTTTATAGAAGTAGATACCTGAGAGGGAATTGACCACCAAGGATTAATGTacaccaaagaaacaaaaagtgatagggcacggtgactcacgcctgtaatcccagcagtttgggaggccgaggtgggcggatcacgaggtcaggagatcgagaccatcccggctaacacggtgaaaccctgtctctactaaaaatacaaaaaattagccgggtgtggtggcgggcgcctgtagtcccagctactcgggaggctgaggcaggagaatggcatgaacccaggaggtggagcttgcagtgagccgtgatcatgccactgcactccagcctgggcgacagagcaagactccatctcaaaaaaaaataaagtaaaaatttttttagattgGCCAGGTATTGGTGGTATGCActtgtcccagctactgaggaggctgaggtgggagaatctcttgagcctgggagtttgaggctgcagtgagctatgtttgtgccactgcacaccagcctgggtgatagagtgagaacctgtctcaaaagaaaaaaaaaatattttttaaatggtgaggCTGGAAGTAAAATTTGAGTGCAATGCAAATGGAATTGTAAATGAAATAGCTGATATTGGACTGTGAATGCTGTTGCCCTTCTAGAGACTAGATATACAGCCAGAGAAACCTTGTGAAGGCAAacttacaaatgaggaaagagaTGGAAAGGATGAAGATGTCTCCAGAGAGTGACACTAGTAAAAAACTTTACATTAAAGGGACTCTTGGAGCTATCTAATGACATTGGAAGATCAAGTGATAAAATGTTGGAACTAAATCCAAACTTAGAAAGGAGTAAAGACAATTTGCCAAGGCACGGAAAAAATGCTTGTTCTTCATCGTAAGTtatagaagggaaaaaagaagacaagCATGGTTTTTCATACAGAAATAAAACACTTGATTCTCAATATTTCTACTGTTTTAAAGTGAGTCTactaaattttagtattttaattttgttacgCATTGAACAGAGTTTTTAATActttcacacaatttttttttcattgtttagttttgtttcgAAGACTTAAagattcatactttttttttttttttttgagacagagtcttgctccgttgcccagactggagtgcagtggtgccatcttggttcactgcaagccccgcctcctgggttttcaccattctcctgcctcagcctcccgagtagctgggactacaggcgccctccaccacgcctggctaattttttgtatttttagtagtgacggggtttcaccatgttagccaggatggtttcgatctccctaccttgtgatccgcccgcctcggcctcccaaagtgctgggattacaggcgtgagccaccgcgcccggccagattggtaccttttttttttttttttttttttttttgaggcggagtctcgctctgccgcccaggctggagtgcaatgcgcgatctcggctcactgcaagctccgcctcccgggttcgtgctgttctcctgcctcagcctcccgagtagctgggaccacaggtgtccgccactgcccccggctaattttttgtatttttagtagagacggggtttcaccgtgttagccaggatggtctcgatctcatgacctcgtgatctgcccacctcaaggACTTTTGGACAATTTTTTTTAGAGGTCACAGAACAATTGTAATTTTCCCCCAATGATGATTAAGATCACTTTGCATAGTTTCAGCAAGCAGGACATTTTTGTAGTCCTGCACTATTGTGCAAAGTGAAGACTGACTTTATATGCTTTTTTAGATGAGTATACAAAGTAAGAGCTTTCTGTTTTTCGGGCAGAGTTGGGAAGGAGATGAAAGCAGAAAATGTGGTTGCTCTCTTTGCAGGAGCAGAGCTGTAGAAGCACACTGATTGCTTTCAGAGCACAACCTTGTGATGAAAACATTCAGGCATTtaatctattttataatttacactaGATTATAAAACTAGATTCACCTTTCTGCATATCAACAAATCCACTTTTTATGCTGTcctgaaaatttaaatattcatgaTGATGAATTCAAGTGTAATTATAATAGGTACCTTTTTCACATTGAAGACAAGATGTCCAATAATGTTGCAGAATCTTTTGGtataagatttttttgttgttgtttgttttttattttttgagatggagtttcgctttgtcacccaggctggagtgcaatggcgtgatcttggctcactgcaacctccgcctcctgggttcaagtgattctcctgcttcagcctcccaagtagctgggattacaggcgcccacgaccaagcctggctaatttttgtagtgtggagatggggtttcaccaagtggaccaggctggtctcgaactcctgacctcaggtgatccgcccgctttggctacccaaagtgctgggattacaggtgtgagccaccacgccaggcctaagATCTTTAATTGGAAGTCATTGGACCTCAACTGCATGCATGTAAACTCACTCTTCTGGCCAATCAGAAATGATATCTGATCATTATCCTGTATATTACCTACTACATTGCTGGTTGAATTACTTCCAGTACTAGATATGCAGTTTTGCTGTAGATGATGGTAGCTATGATGATACCAAAGAAAAGGCTCTTTTTAGcccaacaaaaattttaaaagaacattgaAAACAAGCAGAGTGGATACATAAGAAATATGCAAACAGATATGTAGAGGAAAATTAACCTGTTCTATTCTGATATAAAAACGATGCATagtatttcatttgtattttacaaAACAGAACCGAGATTATATGCAGCATTTACAAGTATCTTACCTTGTATCACAATGCAGGATTCCACTGCTCCTCATCAATGTACTCTGAATTTCTGTATATGAGCTTCTGTGACATAAAATGGGGCGAATCTGCTGAGACTTGCCCTCAGGGTTTCCATCCTTAACCAAACCCTGCTATATATTGGAGGGTTCATGGCCTTCttctcaaaacaaataattaaaataaaaatcaagatccTAAGACAAAATATACCTAGCTCTTTTTAAATAATGAGCAATGATTTCTTGTCATTAGATGCATTCCCCCTCACTCAGGAATAAGAGATCTTTAACAGTTTCTTCTTTATCCGCTTAGgccaaagaaaaagccaaagTGATCACTACATATTAAAATTTaggtattaattttattttctctaagtttTTATACttcctagtttaaaaaaaatgccaaaatgcTCCTGTTCTGGTTTTCTATGGTTTAAATAGCAACATAGGATGGCAACGTTGGCTTCTGCGGTTTTACAAAGACAACTCCCTTGGTGTACAGAATGGTCAACAAAGGCTCTAGCTTGATGGCAGCTGGGAACAAGTCTAACTTTCTGGAACTCATCATTTGAGGCTTCAGCGGCAGCacgcttcttttcttcttttttttttttttttgagatggagtcttgctttgtcgcccaggctggagtgcagtggccccatctcagctcactgcaaggtccgcctcccaggttcacgccattctcctgtctcagcctcccgagtagctgggactacaggtgcccattgtcacacccggctaattttttgtatttttaatagagacggggtttcaccatgttaaccaggatggtctcgatctcctgacctcgtgatccgcctgccttggcctcccaaagtgctgggattacaggcgtgagccaccacccggcCTCAGCACACTTCTTTTCATTTGCCTGCTCCATTATCTCGTGAGTTGCCTCTtcgatttcatttctcctttttttttttttttttttttgagcctcaGTGCCTGGCTCAATGACATCTTTATGATCAGTTCCTAGATTACTTTCCTTACCTGCTGGCCCTTTTGTAAAGATTCCTTTGACTTCCTTCCTTCCGCCCCCTCCCTTCCTTGGCATCCTCTTTAAGAAGCTAAGGCCCCATGAGGAAGAGATGGTATTGGATCCCTTGTGCCCTCCACCCTTTCCTCAGGGACGTGCAGCACCTAGGGGTGCAGGAGACCAGATTTCTGCTAATGCAGCCCACACCCAGTCATTTGCTTACTCTGCAGAGATCTGTGGCCTATGTGGTCATGCAGAGGTGGCACACTGGCTGCAGAGGCTGAGCAGAAGCTGAGATGGCTGCAACTCTGAAGCATGTGCTAGCTTAACAGGATGAGGTCCAGGAGCAATGGTTCGTAGCAGGAAGGGGAAATGTAAACTGACTTCCCTGGTTCTTTCCTTAAAGGTCTCTCAAACAGTACTATGTGGGGGTCTCTAGAGAAGTTTCATTATTTTTCCAGAGGGGAACACTCCATCTTCAAACCTAGGGTAAAAATGTAGTATATGTGTGGGTGGGCACCTGGGCTAGGGGTTCAGccttctttttgtagattttcacAGATTATTTTCAGCTCCATGCCTGGCTCGTGCCTTGTGTTTTAGTATCCTTGAGCCCTGGGCTTCTCCTCTTCCCCCAAGAATAAACCCCCAGCCTCCAGCGTGGGGGAGATGTTATAAACCTGGCTTCTGGTGTAGGGGTGGGATTATCCCTACCCACATCCAATTTCAGTTCTCTGCTTCACACCTCACTCTGTCTCAGAGTCCTGAACCTCTATCTAGAGTTCTGGAAACCCTGTGCCCAGAGGCATTCCATCAGCTTGCATTTTGTAGTTCCTGCCATCCTCCTCCATCAGCTTTCTATCTCCTGAACACACTTCCAGTTTTTTCCTATTGGTAACATTTTCCTTCCATTCTCTCAGTGGTGGGTTTTGTATCCCTTTGTGATCCTTTATTACTATTAGGAAGGCAGAGCAGATGATTGTATGCAATTAGCCCACCATCTTTATCTGATTTCTCACATTGCTTTACCACACAAGGATTTCAACCAGTGGACTTGACCAGAAATGAGAAAAGTGAGACTTCGttttaaagtagtattttatttctctgggcTGTGCACACTTAGGGCATTAGATCCACAGATGGGCTCATCTGCTGGGATGCTACTTGTGGTGATCATCTCCTAAGCCCCATGTTTTAGCCTTGTACAGAGTGATGTCACTGCAGACCCTGAAGTGATTCAGCCTGCGGTCATGGCGTTCTGGGTTGATCTAGAAAGGAGGATGCAGAATCAGAAAGAAGCCTGTGAGGATGCAGGAGGACCTGGGTTTGGAGTCAATGGGCCTGGCTTATATCAGGCTCCACCCTCCCAACCTGTGGCTGCATTGCGGAATGGAGATGACCACATGTACATCAAAAAGGTTGTGAGGTCAGAGGAGAATAACCTACGCACAGTCGTGGTTCTCCCTGTCACACTGCCTGACTTGGAGGCCACAGTATCCTCAGCACCTAGAGCAAGACCCAGGGCATGCTAGGTATTCAATGCATATTTGCTGAAAGAATGAATTTGTTGAAAGAGTCACATAGCATCTAAGTAAAAGTCGGCACTCTGACACATCGATCTTATAGAAGTTACACcgtgcaaataatttaaaaaatgtatttccagAAAATGTTACCAGGAGATGAGAGGCTGAATGATGGTCATTGAGTCTGGCTTTGCCAGTGTCCCAGTACTGAGACTGGAGGTATCTTGTCTATCCAAGGTGAGGCTCTGCCAGGGGGCAGGGAGCTTCAAGTTGCAGCTGATCAAGCCTCTTCTGGCCCAGCTACTTCATTCTGAAGCTCCAACTTAATTACCTCTTCTGGTTGCACAACACCTGCATCTCATGGTTTTTGGGGTATACTTTCTTACTATGCTAGCAGTGCTCTTGTGATGGCATTGTCCCCAGGTTTATATGATGAACAGCATGGAATATTTGCAGACCCTCTGCAACTCCAGAGTGCTCACTGATCTGGAGACACATGCACTCTGTGATCTGCAGAGCCTACGAAGGTCTGAGCAGGGCAGGCCACACTTGTCCTTCCTGTCATCGTAAGCCTGCACGAGATGTCCTGGAAGGTCAAAGATGCAACATCTCCACATGCACACTTTGTACTTGTGTGAGCCAGGTCTTTACTCTTTAACAAAATGAAGAATGCTGAATTAATTTACTTGTGCATTGTACTATTCTTCTAAGTTGCTTCATGATCTATCTTGGCTGATTTCTATCTTCACACGAACACCCCATCCTTCACAACCTTTCTTCTCCCTGGCAAAGATTCTTTCCTTGAATGAACTCTACTCAGGAACCCTGAATTACTTTTCAACTAGGTCTGATTTTGGGATTTCCATTTCCTCTACATTGCCCAATTCTAGCAAAAATCCTGCTAAGGTGATTTAACCAGAACCCCCCACCTTTAATATCTGATCACCTTTGATATCTGATTGGGTTCCTCATCCTCCACCACTCTCCAGGTGATGTCTGATCCTGCTagcctgccttcagcaagcaccctGTTAGGTGGAAATTAGCCAGAATCTGCCCTTATCCCTGATGTTTCCTCCTAGCATTTTTCCGTCACTCACCCCCACCTCATTCCTTGGCTACACAGTCGCACTTGCCCATGCTGTAATCAGAGTTGAGGCCAGGCTCTTTCCCTCCCTCACTGCAAAACCCCATAGTGGTGCCTATGCCCTTCACAGTAGTTTCCCCACTTGGAAaagtcttctttctgtttttaaattttaaatttatttttttccactagCACTTccagtaccattccttctggTTTTTAACAGTCATTGAATATTGACccattattcatatttatattcaaTAACTGTCAttgaatacatattttaacaCTTTTCTCTTATTCATGATGTTATCTCCCCACCTCCTCTTTCTCTGTGAGTGGTTATCTTCTCCAGCTCTCTAACCATACCTGTCCCTTTGTACCAAGTCCCTCCTTGTAGgtgcgtatatatgtatacatatatgtgtgtgtatatgtacatatatatgtacatattttgtatgtatatataaaaagagagaatatatataaatattttttatttatatataattttattttatatatattttttattttatataattttatataaaattttatttaaattttatataatttttatataataattttatatataattttatttatatatttatatataaataaaaagagagaatatatatataaaaagagagaatatatttttatatatataaagagagtatatatatatataaagagagtatatatatatatatatatatatatataaagagaaaagaagaagtaagaaaaaaaagttggagaaaaATATAGAATAGTTGCTTGGTAATGTAGGTGTTGAAGGTTTTCCTAAGCAAGGCACAAAACCCAGAAACCATAATGAGAATTGGTGGCATATTTGAtgacttaaaaatgaaaaccttcTGCATGACCAAAGACATAAGCAGATTTAAAGACTCGTGTGGCAGAAATTTCTTTGACTTGTCTATTCCATATTGCACATTTCTCCCTTAAAAACAGAAGCGCTGTATTCCTTGGGGTGATTGTGTGCTAAAGTGGCTAATTGTGCCCTTCCAATCAAACAAGGAGAGGACCCCTACTCACATgtccattttttatgttttttgttttaatttttaaattttttatttttttaattttaaaaaatgttatttatttatatatttttaaaattaatttttttttgagacagagtctcactctgtcacccaagctggagtgcaatggcgtgatcttggcccactgcaacctccgcctcctgggttcaagtgattctcctgcctcagcctccccagtagctggaactataagcatgcgacaccatgcccagctaatttttatatttttagtacagatggggtttcaccatgttggccagcctggtctcaaactcctgacctcaggtgatccgcctgccttggcttcccaaagtgctgggatgccaggtgtgagccactaccctCAGCCACATGTCCATTTTTTAGGGATAAGGAAGCAGAACTCAGAGATATTGAGTGGCACACCCAAGACCACCTTGCTGATAGCTGATGGAGCTGACTCAGGTATCTGTTGTCAGTACCTTTATTTAAACACACAgtgtttaccatgtgccaggcactgttccaggtacTGCACAAATATCACCTCGTTTCATACTCATAACAAGCTTATGAGATAGGCACTgtattagctccattttacaaCAATTAAACTGAGTCATAAGAGAGCTTAGTAACTTACCCAGCTGGTAAGAGGTAGCCAGGTTCAAGCCCAGGCATGTCTGGCCCCCTGCTCTATTCTACGGTCACCACCTACATTGCTGCTGTGTTTCCTCGTGTTTCCTGAGGAAGGAGCCACGCTTACCAAGGGCTCTAAGTCCCATCCAACTTCCTGGTTTTCAGTCTGTGTCTCTGGGTACTTCTTCCTTGGtccctgggcagcatggtgaatgAGATTCAGAAACCTGGCTGGGAGACGAGGTATGAGTTATGAAGGAGTCAGGCTTTGGGACCAGAGGTTGGTCCTGTGCCCTTTCCTGCGTCCACATTGTTCCTTTCAGGCAGAGCATCTGTGCCTTGGAGGTTTGCCTCAGCCTCAAGACCAGGGTGTCTGGTCTCTCCACTCatctttcaacaaatatgtggTGAGCTCAAACTCTGTGCCAGACATGCTTCCGGGCGCTGGGCATAGAGTGCTGAGTGACAGCATGGTCCCTGCTCTCCTAGAGCTCATACTCTAGATGAGGCAGAAGACACAGTATTCAGGTTTACAAAATGACGTGATGGTGGCAGACAGGGATACACGCTGTGAAGAAAGGAATAGGTGAAGGGTCATGTGCAGGCAAGGGCAGCTGCTGTAGATGGGGCGGCGAGAGAAGGCCTCTCTGGTTGCCAAGCAGGAGCCAGCCCTGggaagaggcagaggaagagCACACCACAGGCAGCAAgagcaaaggtcctgaggcatcAGCGAGTTTGGCCAGTGTAGCACAACAGAGAGTGAGGAGCAAGGTTGTAAGAAGTGAGGTCAAATCTTTGTGTATTGAAATAAGTATGGCTGCCGACAACAGATGGATTTGCAGCTCCATAGTTCTGCCCTATCAAGTCTCCACCGGAGAGAGGCAGGCGGACAATGGAATGAacctgggctttggagtcagtgCTACTACCGGCTTGTTGGGTGGCATCACTTCTCTGGGCCACtttactcatctgtgaaatgggaggaaAATGTCTATCTCAGCAAGATGGCTGGGAATGAAATGAAGGAAGGTGATTCAAGGGACTGACACTGGGCTAGCACATCCTTAATATAAGAGAGAGAGCAGCTAATTCCTGCCTGGCTTTCAGGACCCTCATTTCCTGTTCTATTCCTTATTGCTATAGGTTCCCAGCTTGCATCCTTTACCCTAGTCAGGAGAGTGCACTATAGATAACACCTTATTGCCTGTGATGATGCCCTCCCTATTAGTCTATTGACTTATCTGCCTCCTTCGTAATGCTCTGAGAGCCTCTGCTCCCCCACTTCCCATCCCAGCCGCGGTCATCTGTC includes these proteins:
- the CFAP144 gene encoding cilia- and flagella-associated protein 144; the protein is MAGHPKEKVIPDEVHQNQILRELYLKELRTQKLYTQYHVNPLRKIHTVTRKPMSWHDNLEEPADARFLNLIHHAAQGPRKKYPETQTENQEVGWDLEPLINPERHDRRLNHFRVCSDITLYKAKTWGLGDDHHK